The Malus sylvestris chromosome 12, drMalSylv7.2, whole genome shotgun sequence genome contains a region encoding:
- the LOC126591931 gene encoding uncharacterized protein LOC126591931 translates to MPRPFNSSFQLLEINLISAQDLTPASKAMRTFAVAWVNPQRKLTTRVDQNGHTNPTWNEKFVFRVDEDFLRDDTSKIMIEIYASAWLRDVLIGTAAVVVNNLQNKSKMRFMAIQLRRPSGRPQGILNIGLGLLDSTMRSMPLYSELSSSAVGYWDLMEGKTGNHQKSNGSNSKDQDKFIIFQRSQSDRTGSDYGFSKSRPASSICDGVTKSRPPSSICNAAAYKPKHQASFCNSSIVNGSEVSTVQKKGNVNGSLCSDVGPSPSVVAAAIAKGIYPLPYTGPRAQPANDAGSSLLDEWTDQDSVEGLKTKIERWRTELPPVYDCAKNAAKSSQNQKLLQSSHRRPSSQKTRRRRGSGRGLFSCFALGCEISISCGGKPKKKKSGKVHLDDDSYLQ, encoded by the coding sequence ATGCCACGGCCGTTCAACTCCTCGTTCCAGCTGCTGGAGATCAACCTGATCTCGGCGCAGGACCTGACGCCGGCGTCGAAGGCAATGCGGACGTTCGCCGTCGCGTGGGTCAACCCGCAGAGGAAGCTGACGACACGTGTCGACCAGAACGGCCACACCAATCCGACGTGGAACGAGAAGTTCGTCTTCCGAGTCGACGAAGACTTCCTCCGTGACGACACCTCGAAGATCATGATTGAGATCTACGCCTCCGCGTGGCTCCGCGACGTCCTGATCGGAACCGCCGCGGTGGTGGTGAACAATTTGCAGAACAAGTCGAAAATGCGATTCATGGCGATCCAGCTCCGCCGCCCCTCCGGCCGCCCGCAGGGGATTCTGAACATCGGGCTCGGCCTCCTGGATAGCACAATGCGGAGCATGCCGCTCTACAGCGAGCTCAGCTCCTCCGCCGTCGGATACTGGGATCTGATGGAGGGAAAAACCGGCAACCACCAAAAGAGCAACGGTTCCAATTCGAAGGACCAAGACAAATTCATCATCTTCCAACGATCTCAGAGCGATCGGACGGGTAGCGATTACGGATTCTCGAAATCCAGGCCTGCATCCTCCATCTGCGACGGCGTCACAAAAAGCAGGCCGCCGAGCTCCATCTGCAACGCCGCCGCATACAAGCCCAAACATCAAGCCTCCTTCTGCAATAGCTCGATTGTGAACGGATCTGAGGTCAGCACCGTGCAAAAGAAGGGGAATGTGAACGGGTCTCTCTGCTCCGACGTCGGACCCTCGCCGTCTGTGGTTGCGGCGGCGATCGCCAAGGGAATCTATCCGTTGCCGTACACCGGGCCCCGCGCGCAGCCGGCCAATGATGCCGGGAGCTCGTTGCTTGACGAATGGACGGACCAAGACAGCGTGGAAGGGTTAAAGACCAAGATCGAACGTTGGCGGACGGAGCTGCCGCCGGTGTACGACTGCGCCAAGAACGCTGCCAAGAGCTCCCAAAATCAGAAGCTACTCCAATCGTCGCACCGCCGGCCCAGCAGTCAGAAGACGCGGCGGAGACGCGGCAGCGGCCGGGGATTGTTCTCCTGCTTCGCATTGGGTTGCGAGATCTCGATCTCTTGCGGAGGCaagccgaagaagaagaagagcggGAAGGTCCACCTCGACGACGACTCGTACTTACAGTAG
- the LOC126593189 gene encoding protein CHROMATIN REMODELING 20-like produces the protein MEESHEQVGEQMEENGEQVENIGSASSGSDSDSFIDDSEVDEVPISGEDGKLQPEEPLSDKEIEELIAEFLEVESKAAEAQEALEKESLAKVESEVREELAQTLHGDDLEAAVANEMDTLIEEWQAELDELETESAHLLEQLDGAGIELPSLYKCIESQAPNGCCTEAWKRRIHWVGSQETGEFTESRADAEKYLQTHRPVRRRHGKLLEDGASGFLQKKLVVDGIKDVETAEVDYWGSFNKLFSDGATAGGASFGSKHWASVYLASTPQQAAEMGLKFPGVDEVEEIDDIDGNSGDPFVADAVANERELDLTEEQKKNYRKVKEEDDVNVDRKLQIRLKRRRHRKRRKQFEKIDEDLEIANNIDQESITSNGASPVTSSSEARGSKRLSEDEELNIDNKRSRTVLIDSDDDTPLKDNSDCNAIKSEDQSYVEENICISASGGLPSQSLNDKLYCTACSKHALKVCSHPLLKVIVCADCRCLLEEKMHVKDPDCTKCYCGWCGQSKDLVNCNSCKTLVCTTCIKRNIGEECLSDAQTSGWQCCFCCPSLLKTLTSQLEQAIGCGDLIDSSSDSDSDSSGSEIDVTVSSKRRRKQKIRRIIDDTELGEETRRKIAIEKERQERLMSLQVQFSAKSKMKSSATCNGRLPEGANTEVLGDASVGYVVNVVREKGEEAVRIPPSISAKLKAHQITGVRFMWENIIQSVRKVKAGDKGLGCILAHMMGLGKTFQVIAFLYTAMRSIDLGLKTALIVTPVNVLHNWRQEFMKWRPSELKPLRIFMLEDVSRDRRAELLAKWRRKGGVFLIGYSAFRNLSFGKHVKDRQIATEICRALQDGPDILVCDEAHVIKNTRADVTQALKQVKCQRRIALTGSPLQNNLMEYYCMVDFVREGFLGSSHEFRNRFQNPIEYGQHTNSTVDDVKIMNQRSHILYEQLKGFVQRMDMTVVKKDLPPKTVFVIAVKLSTLQRKLYKRFLDVHGFTKDNDYNEKIGKRSFFAGYQALAQIWNHPGIVQLRKDNKDYERSGDAVENFLADDSSSDENIDYNLGLGEKNVNEILPGKKDGIFHKNWWNDLLHENNYKELDYSGKMVLLLDILAMSSDVGDKALVFSQSIPTLDLIELYLSRLPRHGKKGKSWKKGKDWYRLDGRTEGSERQKLVERFNDPLNKRVKCVIISTRAGSLGINLYAANRVIIVDGSWNPTYDLQAIYRAWRYGQTKPVFAYRLMAHGTMEEKIYKRQVTKEGLAARVVDRQQVHRTISKEEMLHLFEFGDDENHELDQDNGRMNDNMTGEVEILPKHVVPLSQGSCSSDKLMERLIGKHSPRWIANFHEHETLLQENEEERLTKEEQDMAWEVYQKSFGWEEVQRIPLKESAIDQKPAASNTASSAPKKSILAESKAKNAFVQRKCTNLSHLLTLRSQGTKQGCTTVCGECGRELSWEEHNRDSRLR, from the exons ATGGAGGAAAGCCACGAGCAAGTGGGGGAGCAAATGGAGGAAAACGGCGAGCAAGTGGAAAATATTGGGAGTGCTTCTAGTGGCAGTGATAGTGATTCTTTCATAGATGACTCAGAAGTTGATGAAGTACCGATATCCGGCGAAGATGGAAAATTGCAGCCAGAG GAACCATTATCTGATAAAGAAATAGAGGAGCTTATTGCTGAATTTTTGGAGGTTGAGAGTAAG GCTGCAGAGGCTCAAGAGGCACTTGAGAAAGAGTCTCTTGCCAAGGTGGAGAGTGAAGTAAGAGAGGAGTTGGCACAAACCCTTCATGGAGATGAT TTGGAAGCAGCTGTTGCGAATGAAATGGATACTTTGATAGAAGAGTGGCAAGCTGAGCTTGATGAACTTGAGACTGAGAGTGCTCATTTGTTG GAACAACTTGATGGGGCCGGCATTGAGCTACCAAGCCTTTATAAATGCATTGAAAGTCAGGCTCCTAATGGTTGCTGCACTGAAGCTTGGAAAAGACGGATACACTGGGTAGGATCTCAAGAGACTGGCGAATTTACCGAGTCAAGGGCTGATGCAGAGAAGTATCTCCAAACCCACAGGCCTGTGAGAAG GCGACATGGTAAACTATTGGAGGATGGCGCTAGTGGATTTCTGCAGAAAAAACTAGTCGTAGATGGAATCAAGGATGTTGAGACAGCTGAGGTTGATTACTGGGGTTCTTTTAACAAATTATTTTCTGATGGTGCAACTGCGGGTGGTGCCTCGTTTGGCAGTAAGCACTGGGCTTCTGTTTATTTGGCCAGTACGCCACAGCAAGCTGCTGAGATGGGACTCAAGTTCCCTGGGGTTGATGAGGTAGAGGAGATTGATGACATTGATGGCAATTCGGGTGATCCATTTGTTGCAGACGCTGTTGCAAACGAAAGAGAACTGGATCTCACtgaagaacaaaagaaaaattataggAAG gtcaaagaagaagatgatgtaaATGTTGATCGGAAGCTTCAAATTCGTTTGAAACGAAGGAGACATCGAAAGAGACGTAAACAG TTCGAGAAAATTGATGAAGATCTGGAAATCGCTAATAACATTGACCAAGAAAGCATAACGAGTAACGGTGCATCTCCGGTGACTAGTTCCAGTGAAGCAAGAGGCTCCAAGCGTCTGAGTGAGGATGAGGAGCTAAACATTGATAATAAGAGGAGTCGAACTGTACTAATAGATAGTGATGATGACACTCCACTGAAAGATAATTCAGACTGCAATGCAATAAAATCCGAGGACCAGTCCTATGTGGAAGAAAATATCTGCATATCTGCCAGTGGTGGTCTTCCTTCACAGAGTCTGAATGATAAGCTCTACTGCACTGCTTGCAGTAAGCATGCTCTCAAAGTGTGTTCACATCCACTTCTGAAGGTGATTGTTTGTGCAGATTGCAGATGTTTATTGGAAGAAAAGATGCATGTGAAG GATCCTGATTGCACTAAGTGTTACTGTGGGTGGTGTGGACAAAGCAAGGACCTAGTAAATTGTAACTCTTGCAAGACGTTGGTTTGTACAACTTGTATAAAGAGGAATATTGGAGAGGAATGCTTATCTGATGCCCAGACCTCTGGCTGGCAATGTTGTTTCTGTTGCCCAAGTCTTCTAAAGACATTGACGTCACAATTAGAGCAAGCAATAGGTTGTGGGGATTTGATAGATTCTAGCTCTGATAGTGATTCAGATAGTTCAGGTTCAGAGATAGATGTTACTGTAAG TTCTAAGAGGAGGAGAAAGCAGAAAATTCGAAGGATCATTGATGACACTGAATTAGGAGAAGAAACCAGAAGGAAAATTGCAATTGAAAAG GAACGTCAAGAGCGCTTGATGTCTTTGCAAGTACAATTTTCTGCCAAATCTAAGATGAAGAGCTCTGCAACCTGTAATGGGAGATTACCCGAAGGCGCCAACACTGAAGTGCTAGGTGATGCATCGGTTGGTTATGTAGTGAATGTTGTGAGGGAGAAAGGTGAAGAAGCTGTCAGAATTCCTCCAAGCATCTCAGCTAAATTGAAGGCTCATCAG ATTACGGGTGTGAGATTTATGTGGGAGAATATCATACAGTCAGTCAGAAAAGTGAAGGCTGGGGATAAAGGTCTTGGTTGCATTCTAGCTCACATGATGGGCCTTGGTAAAACTTTTCAG GTCATAGCTTTTTTGTACACTGCAATGAGAAGTATTGATTTGGGATTAAAAACCGCACTTATTGTCACCCCTGTGAACGTGCTGCACAATTGGCGTCAAGAGTTCATGAAGTGGAGACCTTCAGAACTAAAGCCTCTTCGCATCTTCATGCTAGAAGATGTGTCAAG GGATAGAAGAGCAGAGTTGCTTGCAAAGTGGAGAAGGAAGGGTGGTGTTTTTCTAATTGGCTACTCTGCTTTTAGAAACTTATCCTTTGGGAAGCATGTGAAGGATAGGCAGATAGCTACAGAAATTTGTCGTGCCTTACAG GATGGACCGGATATACTTGTTTGTGATGAGGCCCATGTTATTAAGAATACCAGGGCTGATGTAACCCAAGCCTTAAAACAAGTGAAATGCCAGAGAAGGATAGCATTAACTGGATCACCACTTCAGAACAATCTCATGGAATATTATTGT ATGGTTGATTTTGTAAGGGAAGGTTTTCTTGGAAGCAGCCATGAGTTTCGGAATCG ATTCCAAAATCCCATAGAGTACGGTCAGCATACTAATTCAACCGTGGATGATGTGAAAATCATGAACCAACGGTCTCATATTCTTTATGAACAGTTGAAAGGATTTGTTCAGAGAATGGACATGACTGTTGTGAAGAAGGACTTACCACCAAAAACTGTGTTTGTAATAGCTGTGAAACTTTCAACCTTACAGAGGAAATTATACAAGAGATTTCTTGATGTCCATGGATTTACCAAGGACAATGATTATAATGAAAAGATAGGGAAGAGAAGTTTTTTTGCCGGCTACCAGGCCTTAGCTCAG ATATGGAACCATCCGGGGATTGTgcaactaagaaaagacaacaaAGACTATGAGAGAAGTGGAGATGCCGTTGAGAATTTTCTTGCAGATGACAGCTCTAGTGACGAAAACATTGATTATAATTTGGGTTTGGGAG AGAAAAATGTGAATGAAATTTTGCCAGGAAAAAAAGATGGCATTTTTCATAAG AATTGGTGGAATGATCTTCTTCATGAAAATAACTATAAAGAGCTTGATTACAGTGGCAAAATGGTACTCCTGCTTGACATTCTAGCTATGAGTTCTGATGTGGGCGATAAGGCATTGGTATTTAGCCAGAGCATACCAACCCTAGACCTTATTGAACTTTATCTTTCAAGGCTACCTCGACATGGGAAGAAAGGGAAGTCCTGGAAGAAAGGAAAAGATTGGTACAG GCTAGATGGGAGAACAGAGGGCTCAGAAAGGCAAAAGCTGGTTGAACGCTTTAATGATCCCCTAAATAAGAGGGTGAAATGTGTTATAATTTCCACCAGAGCTGGATCATTAGGGATAAATCTATATGCTGCTAATCGCGTAATAATAGTTGATGGTTCTTGGAATCCAACATACGATCTTCAGGCTATATATCGTGCTTGgag GTATGGCCAAACAAAGCCAGTGTTCGCTTACAGATTGATGGCACATGGAACTATGGAAGAAAAAATTTATAAGCGTCAGGTAACGAAGGAGGGCCTGGCTGCAAGGGTTGTTGACCGACAACAGGTACATAGGACAATATCTAAGGAAGAGATGTTGCATCTTTTTGAATTTGGTGATGATGAGAACCATGAGCTTGACCAAGATAACGGACGCATGAACGACAATATGACTGGTGAAGTGGAAATTTTGCCAAAACACGTAGTTCCTCTTTCTCAAGGAAGTTGCTCTTCTGACAAGCTCATGGAAAGGTTAATTGGCAAGCATTCTCCAAG GTGGATCGCAAATTTCCACGAACATGAGACCCTTTTGCAAGAGAATGAAGAAGAAAGGCTCACAAAGGAGGAGCAAGACATGGCCTGGGAAGTATACCAGAAATCATTTGGATGGGAGGAAGTGCAGAGAATTCCTCTCAAAGAATCTGCAATCGACCAAAAACCAGCTGCATCAAATACTGCGTCATCTGCACCAAAGAAAAGCATCCTTGCTGAATCCAAGGCGAAGAATGCTTTTGTGCAGCGGAAGTGCACTAACCTTTCGCATTTGCTGACGCTAAGAAGTCAGGGCACAAAACAGGGTTGCACTACTGTGTGTGGGGAATGTGGCCGAGAGCTAAGCTGGGAGGAGCACAATCGAGATAGCAGGCTCAGGTGA
- the LOC126593190 gene encoding hypothetical protein At1g04090-like: MLGCECWWWRSSDYQLYDYSEPQPQPQPFSLPSPLPHWPQGEGFAAGRIRLGEIEVIQVTKFESIWSCSLLRGKSRGVTFYRPAGIPDDFFCLGYYCQRNDQPLRGYVLVARETVARMVDDGCTRGSALELPALKRPVSYSLVWNADSSKNGCGYIWLPNPPVGYKAMGFVVTDKPEEPSPEEVRCVREDLTETCETHDRMLAMDSKLDQFQVWNTRPCKRGMFCSGVSVGTFFCSTYLDSDEELEVACLKNFDSSLHAMPNLNQIHSLIEHYGPTVFFHPNEVYLPSSVQWFFKNGALLYREDTGNGEPIDYRGSNLPAGGENDSDFWIDLPSDDEVKNLLKAGNIDSAELYVHVKPALGGTFTDIAMWVFCPFNGPSTIKIGLVNIALNKIGEHVGDWEHFTLRVNNFTGELWQVYFSEHSGGRWVDAFDLEFIEGSKPIVYSSKHGHSSYAHPGTYLQGSSKFDIGVRNDAARSKFFIDSSTKYQIVAAEYIGNGVISEPSWLQYMRDWGPTIVYDGRSELDKLIDRLPFFVRFSVENLIELFPTQIYGEEGPTGPKEKDNWVGDER, translated from the exons ATGTTGGGGTGTGAGTGTTGGTGGTGGAGGAGCAGTGACtaccaattgtatgattactcAGAGCCGCAGCCGCAGCCGCAGCCCTTCTCTCTGCCTTCACCTCTTCCACACTGGCCCCAAG GCGAAGGATTTGCTGCTGGAAGAATACGTCTCGGAGAAATTGAGGTTATCCAAGTCACCAAGTTTGAGAGCATCTGGAGCTGTAGTCTGTTGCGTGGAAAATCAAGGGGTGTCACATTTTATAGACCTGCAGGGATCCCCGATGACTTCTTTTGCCTCGGTTACTACTGCCAGCGGAATGACCAGCCATTGAGAGGGTATGTTCTTGTGGCACGTGAAACGGTTGCCAGAATGGTGGATGATGGTTGTACCCGAGGCTCAGCATTAGAGTTACCGGCTTTAAAAAGGCCGGTTAGCTACTCATTAGTCTGGAACGCGGATTCAAGTAAAAATGGTTGTGGTTATATTTGGTTGCCAAACCCACCTGTTGGTTATAAGGCCATGGGTTTTGTGGTCACTGACAAGCCTGAGGAACCCAGCCCCGAAGAAGTTAGGTGCGTACGAGAAGATCTTACAGAGACTTGTGAAACACATGATCGGATGCTAGCCATGGATTCAAAGTTGGACCAATTTCAGGTGTGGAATACAAGACCCTGCAAACGAGGTATGTTCTGCAGTGGTGTTTCCGTTGGCACATTCTTTTGCAGTACCTACTTGGATTCCGATGAAGAGCTAGAAGTTGCGTGCTTAAAGAATTTTGATTCGTCTTTACACGCAATGCCAAATCTGAACCAGATTCATTCACTAATTGAGCACTACGGCCCCACGGTGTTCTTCCATCCTAATGAGGTTTATTTGCCATCATCGGTGCAATGGTTTTTCAAAAACGGGGCACTTTTGTACCGGGAAGACACTGGAAATGGCGAACCGATTGATTACAGAGGCTCCAATTTGCCTGCTGGAGGGGAAAATGATAGTGATTTTTGGATAGATTTGCCAAGCGATGATGAAGTGAAAAATCTTCTCAAAGCCGGAAACATAGACAGTGCGGAGCTATACGTTCATGTAAAACCAGCATTGGGAGGAACTTTTACAGATATTGCTATGTGGGTGTTCTGCCCCTTCAATGGACCATCCACCATTAAAATTGGTTTGGTAAATATTGCACTGAACAAGATAGGCGAACATGTCGGTGACTGGGAGCACTTCACTCTCCGAGTGAACAACTTCACGGGAGAACTCTGGCAAGTGTATTTCTCAGAGCACAGCGGTGGCAGATGGGTGGATGCTTTTGACTTGGAGTTCATCGAAGGGAGTAAGCCGATTGTGTACTCATCAAAACACGGTCATAGTAGCTATGCTCATCCCGGGACTTACCTCCAGGGTTCATCCAAGTTTGACATAGGAGTAAGAAATGACGCTGCGCGGAGCAAGTTCTTCATTGATTCGAGCACCAAGTATCAAATTGTTGCGGCCGAGTACATTGGCAATGGCGTTATATCCGAACCATCTTGGTTGCAGTATATGCGAGACTGGGGTCCGACCATTGTGTATGATGGACGATCGGAACTAGATAAGTTGATTGATCGCCTTCCATTCTTTGTTCGATTCTCTGTCGAGAACTTAATCGAGTTGTTTCCTACTCAAATCTATGGCGAGGAAGGGCCAACTGGCCCTAAGGAGAAGGATAATTGGGTAGGAGATGAAAGATGA